From Venenivibrio stagnispumantis, a single genomic window includes:
- a CDS encoding DNA gyrase subunit A, with amino-acid sequence MRYCVVGDTLINTDKGLIKIKDLVPNSQLNSDNPIDIKVQSLNRKINHSDMFFNSGEHYTIKIETEEGYEIEGSYNHPVLVFERSKTKYRKPVYVWKTLDKIKEGDYIVVSRFNDIDSIQDLLTEEEAVLLGSYIAYGNIIKGENLNYKIDRDWHSSNIKSKKVIQKIKEKEIPSIVLKSSKNIQKSFLKALFEKDAVVDEEKSSIYLFSKSKNLLKQIQILLLNFGIISKIEKDLYLNYLSISEYSNIKLFYENVGFLTEEKQKKLKNILKNNNWLTDRTEFIPYLREYIFRKYNLNLNINRYYKIENIWHQIKEIFDFNDIQFLKELLKNRYYFAKVKNIRKTGKKVVYSIRVNSDCHSFVANGIINHNTEARLTKLAMEMLADIEKNTVDMSLNFDASLQEPTVLPSKFPNFICNGTSGIAVGLATNIPPHNLREVGEALKYLAQFPDATIEEICQFIKAPDFPTGGTIISSQEEIINIYKSAKGSITVRGKARIEKLPGNRQRIVIYEIPYQVNKVELIKKIAELVKTGKEKGISDLRDESDRTGIRIVIELKREADPEKVLKKLYKSTPLEKNIPINLTVLADKQPKVMTLKEILAEFIKHRLEVITRRTLFDLEKAENRSHILEGLIKALENADNIIDTIRKAKDISEARNQLIDKFNLSEKQANAILDMRLSRFTALETEKLKEEQNQLKLDIEKYKKILSSEEEKINIFIEEMDEIISKYADERKTSIISAEKDLTFKEDYIFAVLNSGRIIKYKLAEPYTKEELFNKVIQDVSNSSVPREKIISLQMVDSSKPVCFITEKATAYWSLVIDLPEKIDIDSDIVGTAYQSEGEENRVFLISKKGFIKRMSDEDIFYKSQAHNIMPLDEDDALCTAFADQDNTVLGIYTRKADLLIFERNEIRITKDKAKGISAIDLDPSDEVVGGFLLKEDKKYLLTITEKGYAKLVPVEEFPTKKRGQKGLMTVKLNKDDALSVILPVNINDTVILSLESGRILKTKIDEKVFPTSKRTAIGELLFKDKVIGAILYPEVKE; translated from the coding sequence ATGAGATATTGCGTTGTCGGAGATACATTAATAAATACAGATAAAGGATTAATAAAAATAAAAGATTTAGTTCCAAACAGCCAGCTGAATTCAGATAATCCAATAGATATAAAAGTCCAATCATTAAATAGAAAAATAAATCATTCTGATATGTTTTTCAATAGTGGAGAACATTACACAATAAAGATAGAAACAGAAGAAGGATATGAGATAGAAGGAAGTTATAACCATCCGGTTTTAGTTTTTGAAAGAAGTAAAACAAAATATAGAAAACCGGTTTATGTATGGAAAACCCTTGATAAAATAAAAGAAGGAGATTATATAGTAGTAAGCAGATTTAATGATATAGACTCAATCCAAGATTTACTCACAGAAGAAGAAGCAGTTTTACTTGGCTCTTATATAGCTTATGGAAATATAATAAAAGGTGAAAATTTAAACTATAAAATAGATAGAGATTGGCATAGCTCAAATATAAAAAGTAAAAAAGTTATCCAGAAAATCAAAGAAAAAGAAATTCCATCTATTGTTTTAAAATCTTCTAAAAATATACAAAAATCATTTTTAAAAGCTTTGTTTGAAAAAGATGCAGTAGTAGATGAAGAAAAAAGCTCTATCTATCTATTTTCTAAAAGCAAAAATCTATTAAAACAAATCCAGATTTTACTTCTTAATTTTGGCATTATATCAAAAATAGAAAAAGATTTATATCTCAATTATTTATCTATATCAGAATACTCAAATATAAAGCTATTTTATGAAAACGTAGGATTTTTGACAGAAGAAAAACAGAAAAAATTAAAAAATATATTAAAAAATAATAACTGGTTAACAGATAGAACAGAATTTATACCTTATTTAAGAGAGTATATATTTAGAAAGTATAACTTAAATCTCAACATAAACAGATATTACAAAATAGAAAATATCTGGCATCAAATTAAAGAAATATTTGATTTTAATGATATTCAATTTTTAAAAGAACTACTAAAAAATAGATATTATTTTGCAAAAGTAAAAAATATAAGAAAAACCGGAAAAAAAGTTGTTTACTCTATAAGGGTAAATAGTGATTGCCACTCTTTTGTCGCCAATGGAATTATTAATCACAATACAGAAGCAAGATTAACAAAGCTTGCAATGGAAATGCTTGCAGATATAGAAAAAAATACTGTAGATATGAGTCTTAATTTTGATGCTTCCCTACAAGAGCCAACGGTTTTACCTTCTAAATTTCCTAATTTTATATGTAATGGAACATCCGGTATAGCAGTAGGTTTGGCTACTAACATTCCTCCTCACAATTTAAGGGAAGTAGGAGAAGCATTAAAATATCTTGCCCAATTTCCGGATGCTACCATAGAAGAAATATGTCAATTTATAAAAGCTCCTGATTTTCCAACAGGTGGAACAATAATATCATCACAAGAAGAGATAATAAATATTTACAAATCAGCTAAAGGCTCTATAACCGTAAGAGGTAAAGCCAGAATAGAAAAACTTCCCGGAAACAGGCAAAGAATAGTTATATATGAAATACCTTATCAGGTTAATAAAGTAGAACTTATTAAAAAGATAGCAGAACTTGTAAAAACAGGAAAAGAAAAAGGAATATCAGATTTAAGAGATGAATCAGACAGAACCGGAATAAGAATAGTAATAGAGCTAAAAAGAGAAGCAGACCCTGAAAAAGTATTGAAAAAATTATATAAAAGCACACCACTTGAAAAAAATATTCCAATAAACCTTACAGTCCTTGCAGATAAACAGCCAAAAGTAATGACATTAAAGGAAATCCTTGCAGAATTTATAAAACATAGATTAGAAGTAATAACAAGAAGAACCTTATTTGATTTAGAAAAAGCAGAAAATAGGTCCCATATATTAGAAGGATTAATAAAAGCATTGGAAAATGCTGATAATATAATAGATACAATAAGAAAGGCAAAAGATATATCAGAAGCAAGAAATCAATTGATTGATAAATTTAATTTATCAGAAAAACAGGCAAATGCTATTCTTGATATGAGATTATCAAGATTTACAGCCCTTGAAACAGAAAAATTAAAAGAAGAACAAAATCAGCTAAAATTAGATATAGAAAAATACAAAAAAATATTATCTTCCGAAGAAGAAAAGATAAATATATTTATTGAAGAAATGGATGAGATAATCTCAAAATATGCAGATGAAAGAAAAACATCTATAATATCAGCAGAGAAAGATTTAACATTTAAAGAAGATTATATATTTGCAGTTTTAAATAGTGGAAGAATAATAAAATATAAACTTGCAGAGCCTTATACAAAAGAAGAGCTATTTAATAAAGTTATTCAAGATGTATCAAATAGCTCAGTTCCAAGAGAAAAAATAATATCATTGCAGATGGTAGATTCTTCTAAGCCGGTTTGCTTTATTACAGAAAAAGCCACAGCTTATTGGTCTCTTGTTATAGATTTACCGGAAAAAATAGATATTGATTCTGATATTGTAGGAACTGCTTACCAATCAGAAGGAGAAGAAAATAGAGTATTCTTAATATCTAAGAAAGGATTTATAAAAAGAATGTCTGATGAAGATATATTTTATAAATCCCAGGCACATAATATAATGCCTCTTGATGAAGATGATGCCCTTTGCACAGCTTTTGCAGACCAAGATAACACGGTATTAGGAATATACACAAGGAAAGCAGATTTATTAATATTTGAAAGAAATGAAATAAGAATCACAAAAGATAAAGCAAAAGGAATATCAGCAATAGACCTTGACCCATCAGATGAAGTAGTAGGTGGATTTTTATTAAAAGAGGATAAAAAGTATCTTTTAACAATTACAGAAAAAGGATATGCAAAACTTGTTCCGGTAGAAGAATTTCCTACGAAGAAAAGAGGACAAAAAGGTTTAATGACTGTAAAATTAAATAAAGATGATGCCCTTTCTGTAATACTACCTGTAAATATAAACGATACAGTAATACTTTCCCTTGAATCCGGCAGAATATTAAAAACCAAAATAGATGAAAAAGTATTCCCAACATCAAAAAGAACAGCCATTGGAGAGTTATTATTTAAAGATAAAGTTATAGGAGCTATTTTATATCCAGAGGTAAAAGAATGA
- a CDS encoding DedA family protein, which produces MIENVELFLQQYGYIAVFIGTFIEGEVFLIITGFFIKHGFLNPTLSFIFGILGALIHELIYFYLGKWKGRQILLGNRYTRKKYKKAKQIIEKYGLLAIFLVRFMYGMRVIPMLIFGATGFNALKFIFFDIISLSIWAVFFISAGYFLGHTAEYIFGKAKEYYLIFGLIIIFIGLIWILIHYAKKSEEKK; this is translated from the coding sequence TTGATAGAAAATGTAGAGTTATTTTTACAGCAGTATGGGTATATTGCTGTATTTATAGGCACTTTTATAGAGGGAGAGGTTTTTCTTATTATTACCGGTTTTTTTATTAAACATGGTTTTTTAAATCCGACTTTATCTTTTATATTTGGAATACTTGGAGCATTAATTCACGAGCTTATATATTTTTATCTTGGAAAATGGAAAGGAAGACAGATTTTACTTGGGAATAGATATACCAGAAAAAAATATAAAAAAGCAAAACAGATAATAGAAAAATATGGATTATTGGCAATTTTCTTAGTTAGATTTATGTATGGAATGAGAGTTATTCCTATGCTTATTTTCGGAGCTACCGGTTTTAATGCCTTAAAATTTATATTTTTTGATATAATTTCATTATCTATTTGGGCTGTATTTTTTATATCTGCCGGTTATTTTTTAGGACATACTGCAGAATATATATTTGGAAAAGCTAAAGAATATTATTTAATATTTGGATTAATTATAATATTTATCGGATTGATTTGGATTTTAATACATTATGCTAAAAAAAGTGAGGAAAAAAAATGA
- a CDS encoding Uma2 family endonuclease, producing MPLLSEKNIKLKIYKFTIAQLQKMYEFGLIKPDNKIELIDGKPIMMTPIGFRHAKVLERLEKKLYEIIYLKNEKYIIWSQNPIKKSNKELLYPDIAIYPESIYQKEDIPHISDAYLIIEISDTTIEYDKQIKLPIYAKGKAKEVWIVNLKENIIEKYTNPAGKFFKEIHIFKKDEKISIFNSEINLADIF from the coding sequence ATGCCATTATTATCTGAAAAAAATATAAAACTTAAAATTTATAAATTTACAATAGCACAACTGCAAAAAATGTATGAATTTGGATTAATCAAACCAGATAATAAAATAGAACTTATAGATGGAAAGCCCATTATGATGACACCTATTGGATTTAGGCATGCAAAAGTTTTAGAAAGATTAGAAAAAAAACTTTATGAAATAATATATCTGAAAAATGAAAAATATATAATATGGTCTCAAAATCCAATAAAAAAATCAAATAAAGAACTTTTATATCCGGATATAGCTATCTATCCTGAGAGCATATATCAAAAGGAAGATATACCACATATATCAGATGCTTATTTAATAATAGAAATATCAGATACAACTATTGAATATGACAAACAGATAAAACTACCAATATATGCAAAAGGAAAAGCAAAAGAAGTCTGGATTGTGAATTTAAAAGAAAATATCATTGAAAAATACACAAACCCAGCCGGTAAATTTTTTAAAGAAATACATATCTTTAAAAAAGATGAAAAAATTTCTATATTCAATAGCGAAATTAACTTGGCAGATATATTTTAA
- a CDS encoding aspartate carbamoyltransferase catalytic subunit, which produces MKDLLSVKQLNKQQVMDIFNIAKDYKTRYKAGERKFTDLKGYSILLPFFENSTRTRTSFELAGKILGADTINISASASSVKKGETLYDTAKTLEALNTDFIVIRHYMSGAPFLIAKEVKSHVINAGDGTNEHPSQAFLDAFTILEKKGKIEGLKIAIIGDILHSRVARSDSILFKKFGATVIFCAPITMLPRHTEGLTADYITTNIEEALSECDVAIFLRIQLERQEKPYFSTLNEYSAKYGLNKERLKIMKKDALIMHPGPVNRGVEIQSEIVYSNQSIILDQVENGLFVRMAIYKYLLNV; this is translated from the coding sequence ATGAAAGATTTATTATCGGTTAAACAGCTAAATAAACAACAAGTTATGGATATTTTTAATATAGCAAAAGATTATAAAACAAGATATAAAGCCGGAGAAAGAAAATTTACAGATTTGAAAGGTTATTCTATATTACTTCCATTTTTTGAAAATTCTACAAGAACAAGAACATCTTTTGAACTTGCAGGTAAAATACTTGGAGCAGATACAATAAATATCTCTGCATCTGCTTCTTCTGTTAAAAAAGGAGAAACTTTATATGATACTGCAAAAACCCTTGAAGCTTTAAATACAGATTTTATTGTTATAAGACATTATATGTCAGGGGCACCTTTTCTTATTGCAAAAGAGGTTAAATCTCATGTAATAAATGCCGGAGATGGAACAAATGAACATCCATCTCAAGCTTTCCTTGATGCTTTTACTATTTTAGAAAAAAAAGGAAAAATAGAAGGTCTAAAAATAGCTATAATAGGAGATATTTTACATAGTAGAGTAGCCCGTTCTGACTCTATTTTATTTAAAAAATTTGGAGCTACTGTTATATTTTGTGCTCCAATCACAATGCTTCCAAGACATACAGAAGGTTTAACAGCAGATTATATTACCACAAATATAGAAGAAGCTCTTTCAGAATGTGATGTAGCAATATTTTTAAGAATACAACTTGAAAGACAAGAAAAACCATATTTTTCCACTCTTAATGAATACTCTGCAAAATATGGATTAAATAAAGAAAGATTAAAAATAATGAAAAAGGACGCATTAATAATGCATCCGGGACCTGTAAATAGAGGTGTAGAAATTCAAAGTGAAATTGTTTATTCAAACCAATCTATAATTTTAGACCAAGTAGAAAATGGTTTATTTGTTAGAATGGCTATCTATAAATATCTATTAAATGTTTGA
- the argF gene encoding ornithine carbamoyltransferase, with amino-acid sequence MKKDFLSVSDLEREEVLEIIDYAEKLKKEPFSDKSLQNKSVGLIFMKQSTRTRLSFEVGVYQLGGQPLYISGSTTQLSRGEDIKDTARVMSRYLDMIVIRTFSHKEVEELAEYSSIPVINALTDYLHPCQVMADLQTIKERFGRLEGLKLAYIGDGNNMANTLLIACGLMGIDISVATPSGFEPNGKAVAESIELAKKSGAKIEITNDPKKAALNANILYTDVWVSMGQENEKSKKELFKGFSINKDLVAIASPDVIVMHCLPAHKGEEITEDVFEEFADVIFDQAENRLHIQKALMSYLIKNI; translated from the coding sequence ATGAAAAAAGATTTTTTATCGGTTTCTGATTTAGAAAGAGAGGAAGTTTTAGAGATTATTGATTATGCAGAAAAATTAAAAAAAGAGCCATTTAGCGACAAATCTTTGCAGAATAAATCTGTTGGTCTTATTTTTATGAAGCAATCAACAAGGACAAGATTATCTTTTGAGGTGGGAGTTTATCAACTTGGAGGACAACCTTTATATATATCCGGTTCCACAACCCAATTAAGCAGAGGAGAAGATATAAAAGATACGGCAAGAGTTATGTCAAGATATTTGGATATGATAGTTATAAGGACATTTTCACATAAAGAAGTAGAAGAGCTTGCAGAATATTCTTCTATCCCTGTTATAAATGCATTAACAGATTATCTTCATCCATGTCAAGTTATGGCAGATTTACAGACCATAAAAGAAAGATTTGGAAGATTAGAAGGTTTAAAGCTGGCTTATATTGGTGATGGAAATAATATGGCAAATACATTGTTAATAGCCTGTGGTTTAATGGGAATTGATATATCTGTTGCCACACCTTCCGGATTTGAACCAAATGGAAAAGCAGTAGCAGAAAGCATAGAGCTTGCAAAAAAATCCGGAGCAAAGATAGAAATAACGAACGACCCAAAAAAAGCAGCTTTAAATGCTAATATACTTTATACAGATGTTTGGGTAAGTATGGGTCAAGAAAATGAAAAAAGTAAAAAAGAACTTTTTAAAGGATTTAGCATAAACAAAGATTTGGTTGCAATAGCTTCACCGGATGTTATTGTAATGCATTGCCTACCTGCCCATAAAGGAGAAGAGATAACAGAAGATGTATTTGAAGAATTTGCAGATGTTATTTTTGACCAGGCTGAAAATAGATTACATATACAAAAAGCATTAATGAGCTATCTAATTAAAAATATATAG